In a genomic window of Streptomyces koelreuteriae:
- a CDS encoding TetR/AcrR family transcriptional regulator, whose translation MTEPAGRRPRKRVNYGTGREALLEAAVRVVARGGLRKLTYRAVAEEAGVTHGLVVHHFGSRDALIEEALTHAIRSSLNSSALEPGTGKADDFSVGQTDMVESGPDLQAFQYELLLESRRRPELLAHLRSLYDEYFDATRRELTQMLPGPVDEGLSRMVFATLEGLVLHQLVFGEREVIEEALDELRSVLRLLAERRDDEA comes from the coding sequence ATGACCGAGCCCGCCGGCCGCCGCCCCCGCAAGCGCGTGAACTACGGCACGGGCCGCGAGGCCCTGCTGGAGGCCGCCGTGCGGGTCGTCGCCCGGGGCGGGCTGCGCAAGCTCACCTACCGGGCGGTCGCGGAGGAGGCCGGGGTCACCCACGGCCTGGTCGTGCACCACTTCGGCTCCCGCGACGCGCTGATCGAGGAAGCCCTCACCCACGCCATCCGCTCCTCCCTGAACAGCAGCGCCCTGGAGCCCGGCACGGGCAAGGCCGACGACTTCTCGGTGGGCCAGACGGACATGGTGGAATCGGGGCCGGACCTCCAGGCGTTCCAGTACGAACTGCTGCTGGAGTCCCGGCGCCGCCCCGAGCTCCTGGCCCACCTGCGCTCGCTCTACGACGAGTACTTCGACGCGACCCGGCGCGAACTCACCCAGATGCTGCCCGGGCCGGTCGACGAGGGCCTGTCCCGGATGGTCTTCGCCACGCTGGAGGGCCTCGTCCTGCACCAGTTGGTCTTCGGTGAGCGCGAGGTCATCGAGGAGGCCCTCGACGAGCTGCGCTCGGTGCTGCGG